The Armatimonadota bacterium genomic interval GCCATCGGAGGCGCATCTTGGTTGCCTTTGCCCGGCGCCAGCCGCAGGCCGAGCTCCTCCAACTGCGCGGCGTCCACCTCCGCCGGCGCGCCGGTCAGGGGATCGCCGCCGGTCGCGGTCTTGGGGAAGGCGATGACCTCGCGGATGCTTTCCTCGCCCACCGCCAGCGCCACCAGGCGGTCGAAACCGAACGCAATTCCACCATGTGGCGGGGCGCCGTATTCGAGGGCCTCGAGCAGGAAGCCGAAGCGCCGCTGCGCCTCCGCGGGAGGCATGGCGATGATCTCCAGCACCTTCTCCTGCAATTCGCGGCGGTGGACGCGGAGGCTGCCGCCGGCGATTTCGTTGCCGTTCAGCACCAGGTCGTACTGCCACCCGCGCACCGCTAGGGGATCGCTGTCGAGCAGATGTTCATCCTCCGCCTTGGGCCGGCTGAAGGGATTATGCTTGGACTGGATTGACCCATCGTCGCCGCGCTCGAACAGCGGGAAGTCGGTCACCCACAGCAGGCTCGGGGACTGTCCCCGTTTTCCTCCGGGAAAATGAGGGACTGTCCCCGCCGCCGCCAACTCAGCGGCCAAACGCAGACGCAAGGCGCCCAGCACCGCGCAGGCGCGATCGCGCTCATCCGCCGCGATCAGGATCAGGTCACCCGCGCTTGCCTTGACGGCGACGACCACCGCCCGCTGCTCCTCGTCCGACAGGTACTTGGCCACCGGCGAGCGCAGCGAGTCCTCCTCCACTGCGATCCACACCAGGCCGCCCGCGCCGAGCTTGGTCGCCGTCTCCACCAGCGCATCGAGCTTGGCGCGGGAGAAGTCGCCGCAGCCGGGCGCAGCCAGCCCGCGGATGGACTTGCCCTGCTCCAGCGCCTGGCGGAAGACGCGAAACTCGGCGCGGCCGAAGCACTGGTTGAGGTCGTGCAGCTCCATGCCGCAGCGCGTATCCGGCTTATCCGTGCCGAAGCGGTCCATCGCCTCGCGATAGGTCAGCCGGTGGAACGGCGGATTCACTTCGATGCCCGCGGCGGCGAGCGCCGCCTGGGTGATGCCCTCGCTGACGGCAATCACGTCATCCTGCTCGACGAAAGACATCTCCAGGTCAATCTGGGTGAACTCGAGCTGGCGGTCGGCGCGCAAATCCTCGTCGCGCAGGCAGCGGGCGAATTGATAGTACCGCTCCGCGCCGCTGACCATGAGCAACTGCTTGAGCAACTGCGGCGACTGCGGCAGGGCGTAGAACCGCCCCGGCTGCAGCCGGCACGGCACCAGGAAGTCGCGCGCGCCCTCGGGGGTGGAGCGGATCAGCAGCGGCGTCTCGATCTCCCAGAAGCCCTCGCCGTTGAGGTAGCGTCGCACCGCCTGCGCCATCTCGTGGCGCAGGCGCAGGTTGCGCTGCATGCGCGGCGTGCGCAGGTCGAGGTGGCGGTAGCGCAGGCGCACCATCTCATCCACCGGCCGGGCGCTCTCGATCTCGAACGGGGGCGTGCGCGCGACGTTAAGAACTTCCACCCGCTGCGCGCGCACCTCCACCGCGCCGGTGGGCATGTCGGGGTTCTCGGTGCCGGCGGGGCGGCGGGTGACTTCGCCCTCGACCGCGAGCACGAACTCCGCGCGCACCGATTTCGCCGTCTCGTGCGCGGCCGGCGCCTGTGCGGGGTCGCACACGACCTGCGCCACCCCCGAGCGGTCGCGCAGGTCAATGAAGATCAGCCCGCCGTGGTCGCGCGTGGTCTGCGCCCAGCCCGCCAGACGCACCTGCTTCCCGACGTGCTCCTCGCGCAGCTCGCCGCAGTGGTGGTCGCGCTGCATCAGTCATTCTCCAATATTGATTGAACCACGAAGGCACCAAGGAAACGGGCGGAGCGGTCGTCCCGTTGGATAGGCTCAGGGCAGCCCCGGCTTCCGTTTGGAAGTGTTGGCGGGCGAGACGCCCGCCCCACCATCATCTTGCTTTTCTTTGTGTCTTTGTGCCTTGGTGGTTCATTGAGCACTGTTCAGCACCCTGACCAGGTCGTCCAAGCCCACCTCGCGCTGTTCGCCGCTGGTCATGTCGCGCATCGTCGCGGCGATCTTGCCGCCTTCGTCAGCGCCCAAGATAACGACCCGCCGGCAGCCCAACCGGTTTGCCTCTTTCATCTGCGCCTTGAGGGTACGCGCGCCGTAGTCGGCGTCCGCCGCCACTCCCGCGCGCCGCAGATCACGCAGCACCCGCAGCGACGCCGCCCGTCCGGCGTCGTCCGCGGCGGCGACGTAAACCAGGTCGGCCGCCGGCGCAGGCGCCACCGCC includes:
- the aspS gene encoding aspartate--tRNA ligase, with translation MQRDHHCGELREEHVGKQVRLAGWAQTTRDHGGLIFIDLRDRSGVAQVVCDPAQAPAAHETAKSVRAEFVLAVEGEVTRRPAGTENPDMPTGAVEVRAQRVEVLNVARTPPFEIESARPVDEMVRLRYRHLDLRTPRMQRNLRLRHEMAQAVRRYLNGEGFWEIETPLLIRSTPEGARDFLVPCRLQPGRFYALPQSPQLLKQLLMVSGAERYYQFARCLRDEDLRADRQLEFTQIDLEMSFVEQDDVIAVSEGITQAALAAAGIEVNPPFHRLTYREAMDRFGTDKPDTRCGMELHDLNQCFGRAEFRVFRQALEQGKSIRGLAAPGCGDFSRAKLDALVETATKLGAGGLVWIAVEEDSLRSPVAKYLSDEEQRAVVVAVKASAGDLILIAADERDRACAVLGALRLRLAAELAAAGTVPHFPGGKRGQSPSLLWVTDFPLFERGDDGSIQSKHNPFSRPKAEDEHLLDSDPLAVRGWQYDLVLNGNEIAGGSLRVHRRELQEKVLEIIAMPPAEAQRRFGFLLEALEYGAPPHGGIAFGFDRLVALAVGEESIREVIAFPKTATGGDPLTGAPAEVDAAQLEELGLRLAPGKGNQDAPPMAPAGEAEAQ